One genomic segment of Chitinophaga sancti includes these proteins:
- a CDS encoding MBL fold metallo-hydrolase codes for MYFQHIYDKSLAQGSYFIGCQKAGIAAVIDPKRDVDTYLEIAQQQKMNITHILETHIHADFLSGSRELASLTGAQMFLSDEGGPDWQYEFDHTGLKNGSIIELGNLKFEVLHTPGHTPESISFLLTDTPASDAPIMLFTGDFVFVGDIGRPDLLEKAAGLKGTQEIGAHQLFISLKKFSALPPYVQVWPAHGAGSACGKALGAVPSTTTGYEMIRNWAFKFQQDEEGFVKYLLEDQPEPPKYFAKMKQLNKVNRPLLTEVPTIKALDNNELLSALKKGYKLIDTRNKRIFAAGYIPGSINIQANNSFNTWAGWFLDYDTPFMLVANPNELDDLIRKLMRIGLDNIYGYIPDINEWVNAGGVPEQETVISINEFKELYSNNSIQVVDLRSATEYKSGHISKANNIFIGHLPENMNKISRDKKVVIHCQSGDRSTIAYSLLAREGFNNVLNFSEGMDKWIQDNNPVEQQ; via the coding sequence ATGTATTTTCAGCACATTTATGATAAAAGCCTGGCTCAGGGCAGTTACTTTATTGGTTGTCAGAAAGCTGGGATAGCTGCTGTAATAGATCCTAAAAGAGATGTGGATACCTACCTGGAAATTGCACAACAGCAAAAGATGAATATTACCCATATCCTTGAAACGCATATTCACGCTGATTTTCTCTCCGGATCCCGTGAACTGGCATCACTGACAGGTGCTCAAATGTTCCTGTCGGATGAGGGGGGCCCGGATTGGCAATATGAATTTGATCATACAGGCTTGAAAAATGGTAGCATCATAGAATTGGGCAATCTAAAATTTGAGGTCCTACATACTCCCGGACATACTCCTGAAAGCATCAGTTTTTTATTGACCGACACTCCTGCAAGCGATGCGCCAATAATGCTATTCACGGGCGACTTCGTTTTTGTTGGAGATATAGGCAGACCAGATCTGCTCGAAAAAGCTGCTGGTCTGAAAGGCACACAGGAAATCGGTGCTCATCAATTGTTCATCTCGCTGAAAAAATTTAGTGCATTACCGCCCTATGTACAGGTCTGGCCTGCACATGGTGCCGGCTCTGCCTGTGGGAAAGCCCTCGGTGCCGTACCTTCTACCACTACAGGCTATGAAATGATCAGAAACTGGGCCTTCAAATTCCAACAGGATGAAGAAGGATTTGTAAAATACCTGCTGGAAGATCAACCGGAACCTCCAAAATATTTTGCAAAAATGAAACAGCTCAATAAGGTAAACCGCCCTTTGCTGACAGAGGTCCCCACCATTAAAGCGCTTGACAACAACGAGCTGCTATCCGCATTAAAGAAAGGTTACAAACTGATCGATACTCGAAACAAAAGGATATTTGCCGCCGGATATATTCCCGGTAGTATCAATATCCAGGCGAATAACTCCTTTAATACATGGGCAGGTTGGTTCCTGGATTATGATACACCTTTTATGTTAGTAGCTAATCCCAATGAACTGGATGATCTGATTAGAAAATTAATGCGAATTGGCCTTGACAACATTTACGGGTATATTCCGGATATAAATGAATGGGTAAATGCCGGAGGCGTACCAGAGCAGGAAACAGTAATCTCCATTAATGAATTCAAGGAACTTTATTCAAACAATAGCATTCAGGTAGTAGACCTGCGTAGTGCAACAGAATACAAGTCCGGACACATCAGCAAAGCGAATAACATATTTATTGGCCACCTGCCTGAAAATATGAATAAGATCAGCAGGGATAAAAAAGTTGTGATTCATTGCCAGAGTGGTGACCGCTCTACAATTGCTTATTCATTACTGGCAAGGGAAGGATTTAATAATGTACTGAATTTTTCAGAAGGCATGGACAAATGGATACAGGATAATAATCCGGTTGAACAGCAATAA
- a CDS encoding DNA/RNA non-specific endonuclease, whose product MKEKKLLSLAVTVALIVFVTCVRLRESSVNMTPDKPKKTNTTKSSHNTTKSSQGTPPSRTIVPSTSDNCDTHVKTTSDNSHLLLGNPSDAQPCMMLVNNYLIDRTYYVASYNSQRGTPNWVSWHLDANDLGKTYRTDNFREDPELPRNFYHVEGTDYISSGFDRGHNCPSGDRTNNTSANESTFLMSNMIPQAPRNNKRTWAGFEEYTRNTLVSHGNECYIIMGSYGTGGTGSKGKVKTIDQGKVTVPSRIWKVVVVIPAGDNDLERLSNNDVTIVAIDTPNNDKSIDNSWRKYITSVKAIEDSTGYHLLSNLPEKVQLALKSKVYVP is encoded by the coding sequence ATGAAAGAGAAAAAACTATTATCCCTCGCCGTTACAGTGGCGCTGATAGTATTTGTAACTTGTGTGAGGCTGCGCGAATCGTCAGTAAATATGACGCCGGATAAGCCTAAAAAAACCAATACAACAAAATCTTCCCACAATACCACAAAGTCATCTCAGGGTACACCCCCCTCCCGGACTATTGTACCTTCAACCTCCGACAATTGTGATACACACGTAAAGACCACCAGCGATAACAGTCATCTATTATTGGGCAATCCATCTGATGCACAGCCATGTATGATGCTTGTCAACAATTATCTTATAGACAGAACCTATTATGTTGCATCTTACAACAGTCAACGGGGTACTCCTAACTGGGTAAGCTGGCATCTGGACGCCAATGATCTTGGCAAAACTTACAGAACTGATAACTTCAGAGAAGATCCTGAGTTACCTCGCAACTTTTATCATGTAGAAGGCACTGATTATATCAGCTCCGGCTTTGACCGCGGACATAACTGTCCTTCCGGTGACCGTACCAATAATACCAGCGCTAACGAATCTACCTTTCTGATGAGTAATATGATTCCACAGGCGCCCAGGAACAACAAGCGTACATGGGCTGGCTTTGAGGAATATACAAGAAATACACTCGTGAGCCATGGCAATGAATGCTATATCATCATGGGAAGCTATGGCACTGGCGGTACCGGATCAAAAGGCAAGGTAAAAACGATCGATCAGGGGAAGGTGACAGTACCCTCCCGTATCTGGAAAGTAGTAGTGGTTATTCCGGCCGGCGATAATGACCTGGAACGACTCAGTAATAACGATGTGACTATCGTAGCTATCGATACACCAAATAATGATAAATCAATTGATAACAGCTGGAGAAAATATATCACCTCTGTGAAAGCTATTGAAGATTCAACCGGCTATCATTTGTTATCAAATCTGCCAGAGAAAGTGCAGCTTGCATTGAAATCAAAAGTTTATGTTCCGTAG
- the glgP gene encoding alpha-glucan family phosphorylase, producing MQPPVTPLLFPDYLFEISWEVCNKVGGIYTVISTKASFLQQKLGDHYIFIGPDLLKQEGQNNGFIEDKNLLKAWSEKAATEGLKIKTGRWNIAGSPLVILIDFTTFYDKKNEIFGALWQKYRLDSLTGKWDYIDPALFGYAAGNVIASYYQLHLNATDKIVAQFHEWMTGAGILFLEQNIPQIATIFTTHATVLGRTLAGSGIPVYASINQIRPDEQAATYQVTAKHSLEKTAANIADCFCCVSDFTASECSYFLGKTPDIITPNGFQALPVAENQKAISRHKLLSVAADILKETLPDNTLLIIKSGRYEFHNKGIDLFINAIGALKKQPLPLKIIAFLFIPAAHMPIKEQTKDTTINVATHHPYAPERDAICQLLRENNLNIPDHSNISIIYAPIYLDGNDGVFNMQYYDLLQGFDLAIFPSFYEPWGYTPMESLAYGIPTVTTDLSGFGQSVNQLNPTERKGIFILQRKNISDDVATDQLTGYISQFAGTPVPVRAELSNSALQLSKYYQWPALLKHYLQAYHLALAESQQREDLFRNKPCTLPADISSIQDSVPAWREIHISNTPAPALNTCRLSGYDNRDDDLTVAYFCMEYGIESSFRIYSGGLGILAGDYLKTASDMNVRLVAIGLFYREGFFRQQLSDTGMQSAINDQQDPAKHALEEVKNSDNQPLQLLITFPGRQIHINAWKIQIGKTSLYLLDTDVITNNEQDRLITSRLYPSDKEQRLQQEIILGIGGVLLIRALGLPIDVYHCNEGHAAFMALERISNAIKDNHLSFEEAFEIVKSSQLFTTHTSMASSIDTYSETLLHKYFSGLPENYFISWQQFMKLGKTNPSNDTEEFSMFTLAARTAQEINAVSRIHQFVTSGLLHAVWKDIQPDELPLTYITNGIHIPTWASEQWQQLLQECGIDLKTGNGPWEKIRSIQDDQIWALRLNAKKQFVQSLRSLLDKQQASHHQSQEKYNAITALLQPDTIFIGFARRITGYKRSDLLFQNMDRLRQIISNTRQPVVIIFSGKAHPADTDGLRMLQHIYTNTNDPHILFLEDYDMDIARMLVQGVDLWLNFPVRGKEASGTSGMKALINGALNFSTRDGWWAEQYAGDCGWALKEEATDQEIQNSLDAEEIYNMLQNEIIPLYYKRNENGIPVNWVAMIKNSMARSGQAISMTNMLSKYNYIYKKLKDRTIVLGINNFQQAKHLAEWKDKILNGWDSIKIIDVIPDKKQVLSGKAGEQLHASITIDTGMLTSDDIGAEILFTLKHPDTEMLFRKTLQLCQKHEKESTFNADVLLQYSGEYKFAFRIYAKYYSMIYKTEMPFVKWA from the coding sequence ATGCAACCTCCCGTAACACCCCTCCTATTCCCGGATTATCTTTTTGAAATAAGCTGGGAAGTATGTAATAAGGTAGGTGGTATTTATACAGTGATCAGCACCAAAGCATCCTTTCTACAACAAAAACTGGGTGACCACTATATTTTTATAGGTCCTGATCTCTTAAAACAAGAAGGTCAAAATAACGGCTTTATTGAAGATAAAAACCTGTTGAAAGCATGGAGTGAAAAAGCAGCCACAGAAGGGCTTAAAATAAAAACCGGGCGGTGGAATATAGCAGGATCTCCACTGGTTATCCTTATAGATTTCACCACCTTCTACGATAAAAAAAATGAAATTTTTGGCGCGTTATGGCAAAAATACAGGCTTGACTCCCTCACAGGAAAATGGGACTATATAGACCCCGCATTGTTTGGTTACGCAGCCGGAAATGTTATAGCCAGTTACTACCAGTTACACCTGAATGCTACAGATAAAATAGTTGCACAATTTCATGAATGGATGACCGGCGCAGGTATTTTATTTCTTGAACAAAACATACCACAGATCGCCACCATTTTCACCACCCATGCTACCGTACTGGGCAGAACATTGGCTGGCAGCGGGATCCCGGTGTATGCCTCAATAAATCAGATCAGACCTGATGAACAGGCCGCAACATACCAGGTGACCGCAAAACATTCTCTTGAAAAAACAGCCGCCAACATCGCCGATTGCTTTTGCTGTGTAAGTGATTTCACTGCCAGCGAATGCAGCTATTTCCTTGGTAAAACACCAGATATCATTACACCCAATGGCTTTCAGGCATTACCCGTAGCCGAAAATCAAAAAGCCATTTCACGTCATAAGCTCTTATCTGTGGCAGCTGATATCCTAAAGGAAACTTTGCCTGACAATACACTGCTCATCATAAAAAGTGGTCGGTATGAATTTCATAATAAAGGTATAGACCTCTTTATAAATGCAATAGGCGCGCTAAAGAAACAACCCCTTCCACTCAAAATAATAGCATTTCTTTTTATCCCTGCCGCCCATATGCCCATAAAAGAACAAACAAAGGATACGACAATCAATGTAGCAACCCATCATCCATATGCACCGGAAAGAGATGCCATATGCCAACTGCTACGTGAAAACAATCTGAATATACCTGACCATTCAAATATCAGCATTATATATGCCCCGATTTACCTGGATGGTAATGATGGTGTATTCAACATGCAATATTATGACCTCCTGCAGGGATTTGACCTCGCTATATTCCCCTCCTTCTATGAGCCATGGGGATATACCCCAATGGAAAGCCTGGCGTACGGAATACCAACTGTCACAACAGATCTGTCAGGCTTTGGTCAGTCTGTCAACCAGCTCAACCCTACAGAAAGAAAAGGCATTTTTATCCTGCAAAGAAAAAACATCAGTGATGATGTTGCTACAGACCAGCTGACCGGATATATCAGTCAGTTCGCAGGAACACCTGTCCCAGTGCGGGCTGAGTTGAGTAATAGCGCATTGCAGCTCAGTAAATATTATCAATGGCCCGCCCTACTTAAACATTACTTACAGGCATATCATCTAGCCCTGGCGGAAAGCCAGCAAAGAGAAGACTTATTCAGAAATAAGCCCTGTACGTTACCCGCAGATATTTCTTCCATTCAGGACTCAGTCCCTGCATGGAGAGAAATTCATATTTCGAATACACCTGCACCGGCATTGAATACCTGCAGGCTATCCGGTTATGATAACCGCGACGACGACCTCACTGTTGCCTACTTCTGCATGGAATACGGCATTGAATCTTCTTTCAGAATTTATTCAGGTGGTCTGGGCATACTGGCGGGAGATTATTTAAAGACCGCCAGCGATATGAATGTAAGACTTGTGGCAATAGGACTGTTTTACAGGGAAGGGTTCTTCAGACAACAATTATCCGATACAGGCATGCAGTCAGCAATTAATGACCAACAGGACCCTGCCAAACATGCCCTTGAAGAAGTAAAAAACAGTGATAATCAGCCATTGCAATTACTTATAACCTTTCCCGGAAGGCAAATACACATAAATGCATGGAAGATTCAAATAGGAAAAACATCACTATACCTGCTGGATACTGATGTTATTACGAATAATGAACAGGACAGGCTTATCACCTCCCGGCTTTACCCATCAGATAAAGAACAACGCCTGCAACAGGAAATAATATTAGGCATCGGAGGAGTATTGTTAATCCGGGCGCTGGGTCTCCCGATTGATGTATACCACTGTAATGAAGGGCATGCTGCCTTTATGGCATTAGAACGTATCAGTAATGCAATAAAAGACAATCACCTTTCCTTTGAAGAAGCTTTCGAAATAGTAAAATCCTCCCAGCTATTTACTACACACACCTCTATGGCATCATCTATTGATACATATAGCGAAACACTATTGCATAAATACTTTTCAGGTCTGCCAGAGAACTATTTTATCAGCTGGCAACAATTCATGAAATTGGGCAAAACAAATCCTTCAAACGACACCGAAGAATTTTCAATGTTCACCCTAGCTGCAAGAACTGCACAGGAAATTAATGCAGTAAGCCGTATTCATCAATTTGTCACTTCCGGTCTGCTCCATGCTGTATGGAAAGATATCCAACCTGATGAACTACCGCTTACATACATCACAAACGGTATTCATATCCCTACCTGGGCTTCAGAACAATGGCAACAACTATTACAGGAATGCGGCATTGACCTCAAAACAGGAAATGGGCCATGGGAGAAAATACGCTCTATTCAGGACGACCAGATCTGGGCACTTAGACTCAATGCTAAAAAACAATTCGTTCAATCGCTAAGATCCCTGCTGGATAAACAACAAGCCAGCCACCATCAGTCACAGGAGAAATATAATGCCATCACAGCACTCCTGCAACCCGACACAATTTTTATTGGTTTCGCCAGACGCATAACCGGGTATAAACGTTCTGATCTCTTATTTCAGAACATGGACAGACTCAGACAAATTATTTCAAATACCCGGCAACCAGTAGTAATAATTTTTTCAGGTAAGGCACATCCTGCAGACACAGATGGTCTCCGTATGTTGCAACATATTTACACCAATACCAATGATCCACATATCCTGTTCCTTGAAGACTACGATATGGACATTGCGCGCATGCTTGTACAGGGAGTGGACCTGTGGCTTAACTTTCCTGTCAGAGGCAAAGAAGCATCCGGCACCAGTGGCATGAAGGCGCTCATCAATGGTGCATTGAATTTTAGTACCCGTGATGGCTGGTGGGCAGAACAATATGCAGGTGACTGTGGCTGGGCATTAAAAGAAGAGGCTACAGATCAGGAAATACAGAATTCATTGGATGCGGAAGAAATATACAACATGCTTCAAAACGAGATCATTCCGCTCTATTATAAAAGGAATGAAAATGGTATACCAGTTAATTGGGTAGCCATGATAAAAAACAGTATGGCCAGATCAGGCCAGGCTATATCCATGACTAATATGCTGTCAAAATATAATTATATCTATAAAAAATTAAAAGACCGGACCATTGTTCTCGGCATAAACAATTTCCAACAGGCAAAACACCTTGCTGAATGGAAAGATAAAATACTGAATGGATGGGATAGCATTAAAATCATAGACGTAATACCAGACAAGAAACAGGTGCTTTCAGGAAAAGCAGGTGAACAATTGCACGCATCTATTACCATTGATACAGGTATGTTAACGTCAGACGATATCGGCGCGGAGATTTTATTTACACTTAAACATCCTGACACAGAAATGCTATTCAGAAAAACCCTCCAGTTGTGCCAAAAGCATGAAAAAGAATCGACTTTCAATGCCGATGTATTATTACAATATTCAGGTGAATACAAATTCGCATTCAGAATCTATGCAAAATACTATTCAATGATTTACAAAACAGAGATGCCATTTGTTAAATGGGCATAA
- a CDS encoding SEL1-like repeat protein, translated as MSHSVYLSNTNSPSGKDRNDIMMMEWEYEMPLLLQPLLISGGFIENDILYYDAKPGIENLKRFYNFLDATKSLINNKSNFTASKNKLFKYLDSLDQPYFSMDARNVFNMDETSHNEQAAIWLADIAYNNAMITSAMDNNDISMLSYNKLKHVSMAFHSFDELLNYADYNYGWKLIHEGSGMEEIYYENGLWGLKSAEGEILLPPQFEEFYEFSEQDIAVVMKAKKYGYVNRSGKIIVHPEWDEAYDFDYSHLAIVQRNGLLGLINVSGEVVVEPTYENINKVGYNGQYIAQKNGSWGILAEDATVIIDFKYEKIELLHENVFLLLKDGFYSLTENGEQFDLIVRKAPPQGFAWAIKGKEVYLIDKYGISRANKELVQQDAESDGYSFYYDKVVRDRLLAYAKTPDEETVIDAYTPVEELYNIGVDAYARQDYQSAIYHYTLAAEKGYGYAMNNLAHIYYMIEGYVDDDKAFYWYGKGAAARNTNAINGLSLCYQNGIGTPPDIEKAITLLQQAAEDGMAAAHNNLGFLLYDTDPEQALYHYHQAEKLGEPDYGWLGYLYEENGNFDIALRYYQKDESEIGAYNLGIFHQQGLGTAKDIKAAIGYFKTAIERGYVRGHIELAQIYLFEEGFIDKDQAKVHIEAAGKAGLEIPGELIQGCQ; from the coding sequence ATGTCGCACAGCGTATATTTAAGTAACACCAACTCCCCTTCAGGAAAAGACAGGAACGATATAATGATGATGGAATGGGAATATGAGATGCCACTGTTATTACAACCATTGCTAATAAGTGGAGGTTTCATTGAAAATGATATTTTATACTATGATGCCAAACCCGGTATCGAAAACCTGAAAAGATTTTACAACTTCCTGGATGCTACAAAGTCTCTCATTAACAATAAAAGCAACTTTACTGCATCAAAAAATAAGCTATTTAAATACCTGGACAGCCTGGACCAGCCTTATTTTAGCATGGATGCCCGGAACGTATTCAATATGGATGAGACATCACATAACGAACAGGCGGCTATCTGGCTGGCAGATATAGCGTATAACAATGCTATGATCACCAGTGCCATGGACAACAACGACATTTCCATGTTGTCTTACAACAAGCTCAAACATGTAAGCATGGCTTTTCATTCATTTGATGAACTCCTGAACTACGCGGATTATAATTATGGATGGAAGCTCATCCATGAAGGATCGGGAATGGAAGAAATTTACTATGAGAATGGATTATGGGGATTAAAAAGTGCTGAAGGAGAAATATTACTGCCTCCTCAATTTGAAGAATTTTATGAATTCAGTGAACAGGATATTGCGGTTGTAATGAAAGCGAAGAAATATGGCTATGTGAACAGATCAGGTAAGATCATAGTCCATCCGGAATGGGATGAGGCTTATGATTTTGATTATTCTCATCTGGCGATTGTTCAGCGAAATGGCCTTTTAGGACTCATCAACGTTTCGGGAGAAGTTGTTGTGGAACCAACATACGAAAACATTAACAAAGTCGGGTACAATGGTCAATACATTGCACAAAAGAATGGAAGCTGGGGTATACTGGCAGAAGATGCAACAGTGATCATCGATTTTAAATATGAAAAAATAGAACTGTTGCATGAAAATGTATTCCTGCTACTAAAAGATGGTTTTTACAGTCTTACTGAAAATGGTGAGCAGTTCGACCTGATAGTACGTAAAGCCCCTCCTCAGGGCTTTGCCTGGGCTATCAAGGGGAAGGAAGTTTACCTTATAGATAAATATGGAATATCAAGAGCAAATAAAGAGCTGGTTCAACAGGATGCCGAAAGTGATGGCTACAGTTTTTATTATGATAAAGTAGTGCGTGACAGGCTACTGGCATATGCAAAGACGCCTGATGAAGAAACTGTTATTGATGCCTACACACCGGTTGAAGAATTGTATAATATTGGCGTAGATGCTTATGCCAGGCAGGATTACCAGTCAGCAATTTATCACTACACACTTGCTGCTGAAAAAGGATATGGCTATGCGATGAATAACCTCGCGCATATTTATTACATGATAGAGGGATATGTAGATGATGACAAAGCATTTTACTGGTACGGAAAGGGTGCTGCTGCCCGCAATACAAATGCGATCAATGGATTAAGCCTATGCTATCAGAATGGCATAGGAACGCCCCCTGATATAGAAAAAGCCATTACACTATTGCAACAAGCAGCAGAGGATGGTATGGCAGCGGCACATAATAACCTTGGATTTCTGCTTTATGATACAGATCCTGAGCAGGCACTGTACCACTACCATCAGGCAGAGAAACTTGGAGAACCGGATTACGGTTGGCTGGGATACCTATATGAAGAAAACGGGAATTTTGATATCGCTCTCCGGTATTACCAGAAAGATGAATCTGAAATTGGTGCGTATAATCTGGGAATTTTTCACCAGCAGGGATTAGGTACCGCAAAAGACATAAAAGCAGCAATAGGATACTTTAAAACAGCGATAGAACGCGGTTATGTCAGGGGTCATATTGAACTGGCACAAATATACCTGTTTGAAGAGGGCTTTATCGATAAAGATCAGGCTAAGGTACATATTGAAGCAGCAGGAAAAGCAGGTCTTGAAATCCCTGGTGAATTAATACAAGGGTGTCAATAA
- a CDS encoding ketoacyl-ACP synthase III, whose amino-acid sequence MDKYLNAVIIGSGSYIPTLRISNDDFLHHIFYDKDGTALSKSNKDIIQQFGKITGIRERRYVSDDLVASDIAGLAADDALKSSGIDPESLDYIIVAHNFGDIKADNRRSDFVPALASRVKHHLGIINPLTVAYDLTWGCAGWLQGIIQADFFIKSGSAKRVMVIGAETLSRICDPHDRDSMIYSDGAGAVILEAQYDTLQAGILSHVSKSYTDDLAYVLGMGRSYNPNFEGDALFLKMNGRKLYENVLKTVPLTIKDCLEKASLSIPDIDKLLIHQANEKMDEAILRELFNIYGEEQRIPVDIMPMTISWLGNSSVATLPTLFDLMIKGKFENQKITKGTNIVFASVGAGVNMNAIAYRVPY is encoded by the coding sequence ATGGATAAATATTTAAATGCGGTAATCATCGGTAGCGGAAGCTATATTCCGACTTTACGGATCTCCAACGATGACTTCTTACATCATATTTTTTACGACAAAGATGGTACAGCCTTGTCGAAGTCAAATAAAGATATCATCCAGCAGTTTGGTAAAATTACCGGCATAAGAGAACGCCGGTATGTTTCGGATGACCTGGTTGCTTCTGACATCGCGGGACTAGCCGCAGATGATGCATTAAAATCGTCTGGTATAGACCCGGAAAGTCTGGATTATATTATTGTTGCCCATAATTTTGGAGACATCAAGGCAGACAACAGGCGCAGTGATTTTGTGCCTGCGTTAGCATCCAGAGTAAAGCATCATCTGGGGATTATTAATCCTCTTACTGTAGCTTATGATTTGACATGGGGCTGTGCCGGGTGGCTGCAGGGTATTATCCAGGCTGACTTTTTTATAAAATCCGGGAGCGCAAAACGAGTGATGGTGATTGGTGCAGAGACTTTATCCCGGATCTGTGATCCTCATGATAGGGATAGTATGATCTATTCGGATGGTGCGGGCGCTGTAATACTGGAAGCTCAGTATGACACGCTTCAGGCTGGCATTCTTTCCCATGTGTCAAAATCTTATACAGATGATCTGGCTTACGTGTTGGGGATGGGACGCTCCTACAATCCTAATTTTGAAGGTGATGCATTGTTTTTAAAAATGAACGGGCGTAAACTGTATGAAAATGTTTTGAAAACTGTTCCATTGACAATTAAGGATTGTCTTGAAAAAGCTTCGCTTTCCATTCCAGACATTGATAAGCTGCTTATTCACCAGGCTAACGAAAAAATGGATGAAGCAATCCTGAGGGAACTTTTTAATATATATGGAGAAGAACAGCGGATACCTGTAGACATTATGCCGATGACGATTTCATGGCTGGGCAATAGCTCTGTGGCAACGCTTCCTACACTTTTCGATTTGATGATTAAGGGTAAGTTTGAAAATCAGAAGATTACTAAAGGAACGAATATTGTATTTGCTTCTGTAGGTGCAGGTGTTAATATGAATGCTATAGCTTACCGTGTTCCTTATTAA
- a CDS encoding dihydrofolate reductase family protein — protein MRKLIYGINLSLDGCCDHTKFSGGDDILDYFRELLEGVDLIIYGRKTYDLMVPFWPEVAQTQSLNEAGNAFAKVFANLQRVVVSNSINNVDDEQTIIIRDNLKEEIIRLKQLPGKAISTGGVELPARLIEWDLVDEFHMVVHPVIVGEGRRLFTEISLPECLGLKLGASNTLNSGCVALRYERI, from the coding sequence ATGAGGAAGCTGATTTATGGCATTAACCTAAGTTTGGATGGTTGCTGTGATCATACCAAATTCAGCGGCGGAGATGATATCCTTGATTATTTCAGGGAATTGCTGGAGGGTGTGGATCTGATCATTTATGGAAGGAAAACGTATGATCTGATGGTGCCTTTCTGGCCGGAAGTTGCTCAAACACAATCATTGAATGAAGCTGGAAATGCATTTGCTAAGGTGTTTGCAAATCTTCAACGTGTTGTCGTTTCGAATTCTATAAACAATGTAGATGATGAGCAGACAATAATTATCCGTGATAACCTGAAGGAAGAGATTATCAGGCTAAAGCAGTTGCCCGGCAAAGCGATATCCACCGGGGGCGTGGAGTTACCTGCCCGATTAATTGAATGGGACCTGGTAGATGAATTTCATATGGTCGTTCACCCGGTGATCGTTGGGGAGGGACGGCGTTTGTTTACTGAAATCTCCCTGCCTGAATGCCTGGGTTTAAAATTAGGAGCATCGAATACGCTAAATAGTGGGTGCGTGGCACTACGATATGAAAGGATTTAA